Proteins encoded by one window of Alphaproteobacteria bacterium:
- a CDS encoding N-acetylmuramoyl-L-alanine amidase, translating to MLNYILNHLHFQRKDLIKNITKIYSPNFNARPSNININTVIIHYTELGEQDTIEHFCNKSSKVSSHFLINKNGKIYIFVSLEKRAWHAGVSRWKDNRNINDNSIGIELENNGEEVFTKKQYKALIHLIKYLKRKLPIEDRFILGHSDIAPQRKIDPGRLFDWKILFKNKIGYLAKINLDDNKIIFNFGAKGDLVKQVQKSLKMFGYDILVDGIFGPKTSKVINAFKAHYNPSSLGFDWDSSSSHILKQLLAYDLK from the coding sequence ATGCTTAATTATATACTCAATCACCTACATTTTCAACGAAAAGATTTAATTAAAAATATCACAAAAATTTATTCGCCTAATTTTAACGCGAGACCGTCAAATATCAATATCAACACAGTGATAATACATTACACAGAGCTTGGTGAGCAAGATACAATAGAGCATTTTTGTAATAAATCATCTAAAGTGAGTTCTCATTTTCTAATCAATAAAAATGGTAAAATATATATTTTTGTTTCATTAGAAAAACGCGCTTGGCATGCAGGTGTTAGCAGGTGGAAGGACAATCGTAACATAAATGACAATTCAATAGGTATTGAACTAGAAAATAATGGAGAAGAAGTTTTTACTAAAAAACAATATAAAGCTCTTATTCATTTAATAAAATATTTAAAACGGAAATTACCCATAGAAGATCGCTTTATTCTTGGTCATTCAGATATAGCACCACAAAGAAAAATAGATCCTGGTAGATTATTTGATTGGAAAATTTTATTCAAAAATAAAATTGGTTACCTTGCTAAGATTAATCTGGATGACAATAAAATAATTTTTAATTTTGGTGCAAAAGGAGATTTAGTAAAACAAGTACAGAAATCTCTGAAGATGTTTGGTTATGATATTTTAGTTGATGGTATTTTTGGTCCAAAAACGTCTAAAGTAATTAATGCTTTTAAAGCTCATTATAACCCGTCTTCACTAGGTTTTGATTGGGATAGCTCATCAAGTCATATATTAAAGCAATTACTTGCTTATGATCTTAAATAG
- a CDS encoding rhodanese-like domain-containing protein, which translates to MINLTSATEAWSKLQEDDSYLIDVRTSAEWNFVGVPLYDPHKLIKLSLFEYPDMSFNSDFLNEFNKLFKGSKNSKLFCLCRSGVRSQQAAEIFETAEFKNIYNIIDGFEGNTDNNRHRNQISGWKFSGLPWEQN; encoded by the coding sequence ATGATCAATTTAACTAGCGCAACAGAAGCATGGTCTAAATTACAAGAAGATGATAGCTATTTAATAGATGTTAGAACAAGTGCTGAATGGAACTTTGTTGGAGTTCCTTTGTATGATCCTCACAAATTAATAAAGCTCTCTTTGTTTGAATATCCTGATATGAGTTTTAATAGTGATTTTCTTAATGAATTTAACAAGTTATTTAAGGGTAGCAAAAATAGTAAATTATTTTGCTTATGTAGAAGTGGCGTGAGATCACAACAAGCAGCCGAAATCTTTGAAACTGCTGAATTTAAGAATATCTATAATATAATAGATGGTTTTGAAGGTAATACAGATAATAACAGACATCGCAACCAGATATCAGGTTGGAAATTTAGTGGGTTACCGTGGGAGCAAAATTAA
- the dnaA gene encoding chromosomal replication initiator protein DnaA: MGAKLNFQNKQNFSANWQLYQDSLRSYYGTSVFNGWFSSLKLVSEESSSLTFSVKSRFIKEWITVNYYDDLVDIAKKHKDDLYKLDLIVSPEAHNAENISKDSTFDTPKNNVNDNNNVFSTKLDPRATFTNYIVADENRIAFAAVKSILSKNIHVNHINSVYLYGKVGLGKTHLLSAIAHELNKTDNKYVFMSAERYVFHYSKAIANQELMKFKDQLYNIDYFLLDDLHFMQGKKGTQQELLNFISFLTSNNKKIIFTGDRKINDFKDLDVKLKSILSGGIAAAINPPAKDLREKIIRHKIMINNFTLNEKIINFMAVQNFFNVREIEGAINKILIHQNILGEEITTDNIADIIKDFIVQTSYHEITPENIIKLLSAQYKISTHEIKSKKRNKEIVYVRDIAIYLCKISTKLSLAEIGKVFARDHATILHSYRKTEKLIKTDLVIKFEIEKINEMIRTK, from the coding sequence GTGGGAGCAAAATTAAATTTTCAAAATAAACAGAATTTTTCTGCCAATTGGCAATTATATCAAGATAGCTTAAGAAGCTATTATGGTACTTCTGTCTTTAATGGTTGGTTTTCAAGCTTAAAATTAGTTAGTGAAGAAAGCTCTTCATTAACTTTTAGTGTTAAATCGCGTTTTATAAAAGAGTGGATTACTGTTAATTATTACGATGATCTTGTAGATATAGCTAAAAAGCATAAAGATGATCTTTACAAACTGGATTTAATAGTTAGCCCAGAAGCACATAATGCAGAAAATATTAGTAAAGATAGCACTTTTGATACTCCGAAAAATAATGTTAATGACAATAATAATGTTTTTTCAACGAAACTAGATCCTAGAGCTACTTTTACAAATTACATAGTGGCTGACGAAAATAGAATTGCTTTTGCCGCTGTTAAGTCAATATTAAGTAAGAATATACATGTTAATCATATAAACTCAGTATATTTATATGGAAAAGTTGGTTTAGGTAAAACTCATTTACTTTCAGCAATTGCGCATGAGCTTAATAAAACTGATAATAAATATGTGTTTATGAGCGCAGAGCGTTATGTTTTTCATTATAGTAAAGCTATTGCTAATCAAGAACTAATGAAATTTAAAGACCAGCTTTATAATATAGATTATTTTTTATTAGATGATCTACATTTTATGCAGGGTAAAAAAGGTACGCAACAAGAATTATTGAATTTTATTAGCTTCTTAACATCTAATAATAAAAAAATCATATTTACTGGAGATCGTAAAATAAATGATTTCAAAGATTTAGACGTGAAATTAAAATCAATATTATCTGGGGGTATTGCAGCAGCCATTAACCCTCCTGCGAAAGATTTGAGAGAAAAAATCATTAGACATAAAATTATGATAAATAATTTTACTTTGAATGAAAAAATAATTAATTTTATGGCTGTGCAAAATTTCTTTAATGTTAGGGAAATTGAAGGCGCAATTAATAAAATTTTAATTCATCAAAATATCCTCGGAGAAGAGATAACAACTGATAATATAGCAGATATTATTAAAGATTTTATTGTGCAAACTTCTTATCATGAGATAACTCCTGAAAATATAATCAAACTATTATCTGCTCAATATAAGATCTCCACACATGAAATAAAATCCAAAAAAAGGAATAAGGAAATAGTATATGTTAGGGATATTGCAATCTATTTATGTAAAATATCAACTAAATTATCACTCGCTGAAATAGGTAAAGTATTTGCAAGAGATCATGCAACTATATTACATTCATATAGAAAAACTGAGAAACTCATTAAAACAGACTTAGTTATTAAATTTGAGATTGAAAAAATTAATGAAATGATTAGAACTAAATAA